The nucleotide sequence GGACGAAATAAGGCGCATCATGGACGAAGCCCGGCTTGATTTTGCCCAGCTGCACGGCCACCAGAGCGTGGCATGCGCCCAGGCTGTGGGCGCGGAGCGCGTCATACGGGTGCTCTGGCCCGACCGTTACACGCATCGGGCTTTGCTGTATAATGATTTGCAGCGCAATGCCGAAGCCTGCGCGTATTTTTTGCTGGATGCAGGCCTTAAAGGCGGCGGCAGCGGGCACAGGCTTGACTGGTCCGATCTGGGCAGCCTGCTTCCGCCGCAGCCCTGGCTGCTTGCCGGGGGCCTGAGCGCCATCAACGTGGGCAAGGCCCTGGGCATGTGCTCACCTGCAGGGGTGGATTTCAATTCCGGCGTAGAAGACGCGCCGGGGCGAAAAAACAGGGAAAAAATGGCGGCCGCCTTTATGGCCGCAAACTCCAAAGGCAATGGGTATTCGCTATGAAAGACAGTTATTTTGGTGAGTTCGGCGGCTGCTTTGTGCCCGAACTGCTTATGCCGCCCCTTTTGGAAGTGGAAGCGGCCATGCGCGACATTTACCCCACCGAAAAGTTTCAGGCCGAGCTTAAGGACCTGCTGTTCAATTACGCCGGGCGCGAGACGCCCCTGACCTATTGCCCCACGCTTTCGCGCGAGCTGGGCTTTGACCTGTGGCTCAAGCGCGAGGACCTGCTGCACACGGGCGCGCACAAGGTCAACAATACCCTTGGGCAGGCCCTGCTTGCCAAGTACATGGGCAAGACCGCACTGGTGGCGGAGACGGGCGCTGGCCAGCACGGCGTGGCCACGGCTGCCGCCGCCGCGCGGCTGGGCATGGAGTGCACCATCTACATGGGCGCGGAAGACGTGGAGCGGCAGGCCCCCAACGTCATGCGCATGAAGCTGCTTGGCGCGACAGTGCATGCGGTCGAAAGCGGCACCCGCACCCTCAAGGACGCCATCAACGAGGCTCTGCGCGCCTGGATCGGCAGCCAGAAGACAACCCACTACTGCTTTGGCACCGCAGCCGGTCCGCACCCCTTCCCCACGCTGGTGCGGATGCTGCAAAGCGTCATAGGGCGCGAAACCCGCGCCCAGATGCTTGAAAAAACCGGGCGGTTGCCCGACGCCGTGGTGGCCTGCGTGGGCGGGGGCTCCAACGCCATCGGCATGTTCCACCCCTTTGTGGACGACGCCAGCGTGCGCCTTATCGGTGTGGAAGCCGCAGGCACGGGCGAGACCGGCTGCTTCAATTCCGCCCCGCTGAACCTCGGCACGCCCGGCGTGCTGCACGGTGCATACAGCATGCTGCTGCAGAACGAAGACGGCCAGGTCGAGCCCTCGCATTCCATCTCCGCCGGGCTGGATTATCCCGGCGTGGGGCCGGAGCATTCGTGGCTGCAAAAGACCGGGCGCGTCCACTACGGCATGGTCAAGGACGCCAACGCGCTCCACGCCTTCCAGCGTTTGTGCCGTGCCGAGGGCATCCTGCCCGCGCTTGAGTCCTCGCACGCGCTTGCCTGGGTGCTGGATCACCCGCACGAGTTCAAGGCGGGCGACCAGGTGGTGGTAAACCTGTCTGGTCGCGGCGACAAGGATCTGGGCATTGTCAACAAGGCGCTGGGCTTTGCGGCGCAGGGTCAGGAAGAGGTGTAGCCATGAATTTTCTTGAACAAAAAATACGCGATGCCAAGGCCGCCGGACGCCCGGCGCTTATTCCCTTTTTGACGGCGGGCTTTCCCGATCAGACCACCTTTTGGCCCACGCTGATGGAGCTGGACGAAAGCGGGGCCGACATCATTGAAATCGGCGTGCCGTTTTCCGACCCGGTTGCCGACGGCCCGGTGGTGGAAGAAGCCTCGCGTCGCGCCCTGAGCGACGGCGTGAGCCTGCGGGGTATTCTTGAGGAACTCATTGAGCGCAAGGGGCTCGTTCAGGCCGGGGTGGTGCTTATGGGCTACCTTAACCCCTTTTTGCAGTACGGGTACGAAAAACTGGCCCGCGACGCTGCGCGCGGCGGCGTGCACGGCTTTATTGTGCCCGACCTGCCCTATGAAGAGGCTGGCCCGTTGCGCGAAGCCCTGAAAAAAGAGGGCATTGCCCTGATCCCCCTGGTGGGCCCCAACACCAGCGCGGAGCGCATGGCGCTGTACGACAGCGTGGGCGAGGGCTACGTGTACGTGGTGTCGGTCATGGGCATCACCGGCGAGCGCAATGATATTGCCCCTCAGGTGGCCGTGACCATGCGGCGGGCGCGGTCTGCATTCAAACTGCCGCTGGCACTTGGCTTCGGCCTGCGCGAGCCCTCGCAGCTTGAGGCTCTTTCGCCCGACGCGCAGCCCGACGCCGTGGTCTTTGGCAGCGCTCTGCTCAAGCATATTGATGCGGGCAACAGCGCTGCCGAGTTTATGGCCCGCTGGAAGTAACACCGGCCAGAAACGTCTGCCAGCGTGATTTTTGCGGAGAGAGGCCCTTTGCTGCCCCTGTATATGTTTTTTTTGCCGTGCGGCGGCTGGAAAAACACACAGCAGGGCAAAGGGGCCTCTACCCCGCGCCGCCGCTGGATTTTTTGCTTGCGGTTCAGGCTCCAGCGTGAACTTTCTGACCTGGAGAGGGGGCGCGGCGGGGTGCATGCCCATGTTGCCTGAAATATATCCGACGACGTTTTTTGCGAATAGTATTTAACAAAAACAGCTAATTATCTGTGCTGCTGGCCACATGGCCGAGGGCGTTTTTCCGTACAGCGGGGAGACGTCCTTTTTTTATTATTTAGAATGAAATTTATTTTCAAAAATATTGCCGGATATGCTTGACTTTGAAATTCGTTTTCAATTAAAAAGGAGTCACGGAGCAACCCCAACCTGCAAAAGCCCAGAGCGGCAATACGGAGACTGATATGTGCGTCACCCTCATAGGCGGCATGGACCGACTGAAAAAAGAGTACATGGCAGCGGCGGAACAAGACGGGCATTCCCTGAAGTTCATCACCCGTAACGAGCCGAACTTTGTGAACAAAATCGGCAACCCCGACGCCATGATAGTGTTCACCAACAAAATTTCGCACGAGGCCAAGCGAAAGGCCGTTCAGGTGGCGAGGTCGCGCAACATTCCCCTGCAGATGGTGCATTCGTGCGGCGTGTCCTCCTTGCGGGAATGCCTCAAGGGAGCCTAGGCTGCTGAAGGAGCGTATTTTCATGCAAAACTGCCTCCCCGGCAACACATCGGGAGGTCGTTGACAGGTTCAGCGGCCTCCCGCAATCGCGTGGGGCGGGCGGCGAACGGGTGGCGGCTGGCGCTCCGTCAACGCCAGCGGGGTGTTGCGTGCGGCCCGAAAAAAGACATACTGCTGGCGGATTGTTACAAATTGCATGAAATTATTATCCGCGGCTTGACATTTGGGAGGCAGGTGGCTAAATCAATCTGGACTTTGGAATTGAATTTCAATTTTTTGATCAGGGTGCGACCAAGCCAGACAAATGGCAGAGAATGACGGCAGGGTTTGGGCGCAGGCCAAGCAAGACATGATGCGGAGAGGTTAGGGCATTTCAATTTTGAAATGCCGCGGCGGATGCCTGAGCAGACGCCCGACGTGCAGGCGTAGGCGCAAGTTGTTTGCGGTGTTAAGAACCATAGCGTGCGTGTCTTAAACTTTGCGAATGTATGTTCTCAAAGTTAATCTGTTTCAGGAAGGCTGGTATGAGCGAAGTTTTGTTCACGGTAATGGCTGCAATGCCGCAGGCGCGGCTTCAGTCTGTCCATAGCATGGGGGAGGTGCGCGCATGAGCGCAGTTCGGCAGTTCAATAATTCCGATGATGCCAATTTTACTGCAGACGGCAGGCTGCGGATAGCTCTTGCGGGCAATCCCAACTGTGGCAAGACCACGGTTTTTAACGGCTACACCGGCGCGCGCCAGCATGTGGGCAACTACCCCGGCGTTACCGTCGACCGCAAGGAAGGCAACATTGCCGTTGAAGGTACGCCGGTTACCCTGGTGGATCTGCCCGGCACGTACTCGCTGACGGCGTACTCGATGGAAGAGCTGGTGTCCCGGCGCGAGCTGGCGGCTGGAAATGTGCAGGCCGTTATCGACGTTGTGGACGCCTCGGCCCTTGAGCGCAACATGCTGCTTACGGTGCAGATACTTGAGATGGGCGCTCCCGTTGTTTTGTGCTGCAACATGATGGACGAAGCCCGCGCCGCAGGTATTCATATTGATATGGAGCGCCTCAGCTCGCTGATGGGCATCCCCGTGTTGCCCATGGTGGCCCGTACGGGCGAGGGGCTGACGGAGGCCATGGCAGCTGCCGTCAAACTGGCCAGAGAGGGCAAGCGTAACGCCCTGCGCATCTCGTACGGCAGCGATATCGACCCAGTGCTGCTGGATATGGAAAAGCGCATTGAAGACGGCGGCTTGCTGGCCAGCAAGTATATGCCTCACTGGGTAGCCCTTAAAATGCTTGAGGGCGACAGCGAAATATTGAGCGAAGTTCGCGCCGCCAACGCCGTGCTGGCCGAAGAGCTGGACGGTCTGCGCAAAAAGGCCGTCAGCCATGTGCGCAGCACGCTCAATACCAACCTCGAATCCATTATCACCGACTACCGGTACGGATTTATCCGCAGCCTGCTGCGCGACGGCATAATCCGTCAGGACGCGGGCAAGGACCGTCTGGCCCTTTCGGACAAGCTGGACAAGGTGCTCACCAACGCGCTGCTTGGACCGCTGATCATGGTCGGCGTGCTGTACCTGATGTTTCAGGTAACCTTTACCCTGGGCGCATACCCGCAGGGCTGGGTTGAAGACGGCTTTAAGCTGCTTGGCTCGCTGTTTACAACCCTGCTGCCCGAAGGGCTCGCGCAGTCACTTATCGTTGACGGCATCATCGCGGGCGTGGGCAGCGTGGTTAGCTTTGTGCCGCTGATCCTCATCATGTTTGCGCTCATCTCCTTTATGGAAGACAGCGGCTACATGGCCCGCGTGGCCTACATGATGGATCGTGTTTTCCGCTTTTTTGGCCTGCACGGCGCATCTGTCATGCCGTACATTATCGCTGGCGGTATTGCAGGCGGTTGCGCCATCCCCGGCGTCATGGCCACCCGTACCTTGCGCAGCCCCAAGGAAAAACTGGCAACCCTGCTTACGCTGCCCTATATGACCTGCGGCGCAAAACTGCCCGTGTTTCTGTTGCTGGCCGGGGCCTTTTTTCCCGACAATGCCCCCACGGTCATGTTCGTCATGATGATTACAGGCTGGGTCATGGCTCTGCTGGTGGCACGTCTGCTGCGCTCGTCCATCGTCAAGGGCGAATCCACCCCCTTTGTCATGGAGCTGCCCCCGTACCGCATGCCCACACTCATGAGCCTGCTGCTGCACTGCTGGGAACGCGCCTGGATGTATCTTAAAAAGGCCGGTACGGTGCTTGTGGCCATCTCTGTGCTCATCTGGGCTGCCATGACCTTTCCCGGTCTGCCCGAAGACAAGTCGGCCCCTTACGACACCCAGATCACCCAGCTGGAAGAAAAGCTGGCCGCCTTTGCAGAGGGCGACAAAGCCCGCGCCCCTATTGAAGAAGAACTGGGCAACGTGCGCAACGAGCTTAAAGAAGAACAGTTGGCGTATTCCGTGGCTGGCCGTCTTGGCAAGGCTGTGGAACCAGCCACCAGGCCCATGGGTTTTGACTGGCGTACCGACATAGCCCTGATCGCCGGTGTGGCTGCCAAGGAGGCCGTTGTGGCCACCATGGGCACGGCCTACGCCATGGGCGACCAGGACCCCGAAGACGCCGCCCCCCTGGCCGACCGCCTCAAGGCTGAAGAGGGCTGGTCAAAGGCTACCGCGCTCGCGCTCATGCTCTTTGTGCTGCTGTATTCGCCCTGCTTCGTGGCCCTTGTGGTCATACGGCAGGAGGCTGGCAGCTGGGGCTGGGTGGCCTTCAGCATACTGTTCAACACCGGGTTGGCCTATGCCGTGGCTACGGCTGCCTACCAGCTCGGACGTGTCGCCTGGGGGTAGCCTGACTTCGGTTTACTGATTGGATTTCCCCCTTTTTATCTCCTGTGCCGCCTGCCTTGACAAAGGTCTGGCGGCACAGGCATTATCTGGCAGTACAATCTGCAAGATGTTGCGGGGGATTTTTTAATGCTTATCCGGCTGTTGACATTTATCGTCTTTATTATTTCCACTGCGCTTCCTGCAGTTGCAGAGACCACCTGGACTGCGTATGTGGTAAATGTGGAAGATGGCAATACCATTTCTGTAAGCACCAAGCACGGCAGCGATGAACCGGAAGCGGTTTTGATTTTTTACGGCATCGAGGCCCCCAGCCATAACCAGCCCTTTGGCCCCGAGGCCGTGGCCTACCTGAAGAGCGTCATGCCCAAGGGTACCAAGGTCGGCGTTGAAACGGTGGGACAGCTTGAAGCTGGGCCCATTGCAGCGCTGGTGCAGGTGGGTGGCGATTCCATCAACTACAAGATGGTGATGGGAGGTCTGGCCTGGGTGGACAGGCAAAAGTGCAGGGCCATTTTTTGTCGGCGCTGGCTTATTCAGGAACACCAGGCTGTGGTTGACAGGCGCGGCATCTGGAGTTTGAATATGAGCACCCCACCTTGGCAGTGGGGCCGCTGACAAATCGTCATACCCCCAAAAGGAGCGCTTATGGAAGTTACAGGTTCCGAAGAATTGCGCGAATTTCTTGACTCGTGGCAGGACGACCCGCTCAACATAAAGAAATCGTTTACGGAATACATGGAGTTTCTGGCTGCGCACAGTAATGTAAGCTTTACCTTTAAGGCCCGGCCTGGCGTCAGCTACTCGTTGCGCGCGCGGCACAGCATCCAGACCAAACGAGTGCTCTTTGTGCTGCTGGACGTTGTGGACGACGAACCCGCAAGCCGCTGGCTTTCCATATGTTTTTATGACGACATGGTGACAGACCCCGCCGACAAGGGCGACTTTGTGCCCGGCGGCCTCATGGGCGAGGACGCCCGCTGCTTTAACCTTGAGGACGACGATGCCGTCATGCGCGACTATATCAGGGCGCGTCTGGCCGAGGCCGCCCGCAAAGCCGCAAAAGAGTAAGTGTGCTTTCTACAGATATATGCAGCAGTGTAGCCATTGACTTTGAAACTTCAGGCTACTCGGCCCACAGCGCTTGCGCCGTGGGCCTTGCTCGTATTGAGCAGGGCAGGGTGACCGATGTTTTTTACAGCCTTATCAGGCCGCCGTCGTCGCGGATAATGTTTACAGAGATACACGGCCTGACCTGGCCCATGCTTAAGGACGCGCCAACCTTTGCCGAAGTGTGGCCCCAGATGCAAACCTTTTTTGAAGGGGCGACGCATCTGCTTGCGCACAATGCCTCGTTTGACAGGCGCGTGCTGGCCGCCAGCTGTCAGGCTGCGGGCCAGCGCGAACCGCGCACGCCTTTTTTGTGCACGCTTAAAGGATCCCGGCGCAGTCTGCCGCTTGCCTCCAAAAAACTCAGCAGCGTGTGCTCCTATTTTGGCATCGCGCTGAATCATCATCACGCTGGCTCCGATGCCGAGGCCTGCGCACGCATCTATCTGCAGCTGCGTTCGCTGGGCGTTACCGACGCCCAGATGCGGCTGTAGCTCCAGCTGTCCCAATTCATAGCGCCGATTTGCCCGCCCGTTTTTTCGGGCGGGTTTTTTTGTTGCCGGCCCCTGAGCTTCTCCCTGTCTTGCTCCATCCTTGCGCCTTGCTGTCAAAATACTGTCCATCAGTGGCGTATGCTGCGTTAACTTACTGTAATTAAATGAATTATTAGTAATGGAACGCTTGTTGCTATAAACTTGGCAAGCAGATTTCCGTGAATCACGGGGGTACGAATAATGAAATCAATGTTCAATATGGAAATTGGCCTTGTGGGCAAGGTCATGGATATGCAGCTGCAGCGGCAGAACATCATTTCGGGCAACATCGCCAACGTCGAGACGCCCAACTACAAGCCGCGCGAGCTGACCTTTGAAAAAGAGCTGCAGTCGGCTCTGGGCCTTGACGCCAGAGGCGAGATGACCCGCACCGAGGCGGGCCACATGCCCACGGCCTTCAGCCCGGATTCCTTTGGTCCGCAGTGGGATATGGCGGTCAAACCCCGCGTTGTCCACGGCGAAGACCGCGTGAATATTGATAAGGAAATGGCGCGACACGCCAAAAACCAGTTGCAGTATACGGCGCTTACCCAGGTGATGACCAAGTCTTTTGAAGGCTTGAACACCATCATTCAGGACGGCAAGCAGGCCTGATTTTTTGCCCGCCGCCGCGTCCCATGCGCGGCATAGCCGGAGAGGCAGCGGGCAGCGTAGGAGGAAGCCATGGACTTCATGACGGCATTTGACATCAGCGCGTCGGGCCTTGCAGCCGACCGCACCCGCATCAACACCATTTCGATGAACCTGGCCAACGCCAAGACCACGCGTACGCCCCAGGGCGGGCCGTACCGCCGCCGCAGCGTGGTGCAACAGACGGCGGATGTGGATGATCCTTTTTCCATCCACATGCGTTCGGCTCTCGACAGGGCGGTGCAGGGCGTGCGCGTATCGGCCGTAACCATGGACAACCGCCCCTTCAAGCGGGTGTACGAACCCGGCAACCCCGACGCCAATGCCGAAGGGTATGTGATGTATCCCGATATCAACGTGGTAGAGGAAATGGCCAACCTCATGACCGCCCAGCGCAACTATGAGGCCAACGTCACAACTGTGGACGCCGTCAAGGGCATGTTTGTCAAGGCTCTGGATATCGGCAGATAGGTTTTGGCTACGGTTGCGGCATAGAAAACGAATTTTTGCGAAGCGCGGAGGTTGTCATGAGTATCCAGGCAGTTGGCATGAAGGCGTACAGCGAGGCCATACAGAATTTCAGCAAGGTTCAGGGCAGCCTGCAGCAGGGCGCTTCTGTCGGGGGGCAGTCCCAGTTTGCCAAAACGCTTGATCAAAGCCTGCTGCGCGACAGCGTGGACCGTGGCGAAAACTTTGGCGCCCAGGCCGATTTTATCAAGTATCCTACGCAGGCGCACACCCAGGTAACGCCGCAAAACAGCTTTTCGGGCACGATCAAAAATTCGCTCAACAAGGTCAACGAACTCGATAATGCCAAAAACCTCGCCATCGACGATTTTGCCTCGGGCCGCACGCAAAACGTGCACGAGCTCATGATCACCATGCAAAAATCCAGCATGGCCATGAAGCTTACCTCGGCTGTGCGCGGCAAGGTGCTTGAAGCATATAAAGAAATTTCCAGAATGCAGTTCTGATTTTTTTCCTTTCCGCACGCACTCCTGAACGTCAGGTCCCTCCCACGGCTCAGCCTCGGGAGGGATTTGACGTTTTAGGCGTCACAAATTTGAACATGCTGCCATGGTTATAAAAAGATTATTTTATTATAGGTAGTTATCAAGTGGCATGGCAATTGCTTTGGCATGGCATATGTCCGGCCAAAGCGCCGGAATTACGCCAGTCTTCGCACCAGGAGCTAACTTATGCCGGCT is from Desulfovibrio desulfuricans and encodes:
- a CDS encoding phosphoribosylanthranilate isomerase → MLIKFCGLTRQEDVDQATRLGAAMCGFIFHARSPRGISPAQAAGMDSGSLQRVGVFVNQGADEIRRIMDEARLDFAQLHGHQSVACAQAVGAERVIRVLWPDRYTHRALLYNDLQRNAEACAYFLLDAGLKGGGSGHRLDWSDLGSLLPPQPWLLAGGLSAINVGKALGMCSPAGVDFNSGVEDAPGRKNREKMAAAFMAANSKGNGYSL
- the trpB gene encoding tryptophan synthase subunit beta: MKDSYFGEFGGCFVPELLMPPLLEVEAAMRDIYPTEKFQAELKDLLFNYAGRETPLTYCPTLSRELGFDLWLKREDLLHTGAHKVNNTLGQALLAKYMGKTALVAETGAGQHGVATAAAAARLGMECTIYMGAEDVERQAPNVMRMKLLGATVHAVESGTRTLKDAINEALRAWIGSQKTTHYCFGTAAGPHPFPTLVRMLQSVIGRETRAQMLEKTGRLPDAVVACVGGGSNAIGMFHPFVDDASVRLIGVEAAGTGETGCFNSAPLNLGTPGVLHGAYSMLLQNEDGQVEPSHSISAGLDYPGVGPEHSWLQKTGRVHYGMVKDANALHAFQRLCRAEGILPALESSHALAWVLDHPHEFKAGDQVVVNLSGRGDKDLGIVNKALGFAAQGQEEV
- the trpA gene encoding tryptophan synthase subunit alpha, whose amino-acid sequence is MNFLEQKIRDAKAAGRPALIPFLTAGFPDQTTFWPTLMELDESGADIIEIGVPFSDPVADGPVVEEASRRALSDGVSLRGILEELIERKGLVQAGVVLMGYLNPFLQYGYEKLARDAARGGVHGFIVPDLPYEEAGPLREALKKEGIALIPLVGPNTSAERMALYDSVGEGYVYVVSVMGITGERNDIAPQVAVTMRRARSAFKLPLALGFGLREPSQLEALSPDAQPDAVVFGSALLKHIDAGNSAAEFMARWK
- a CDS encoding DUF2325 domain-containing protein, whose translation is MCVTLIGGMDRLKKEYMAAAEQDGHSLKFITRNEPNFVNKIGNPDAMIVFTNKISHEAKRKAVQVARSRNIPLQMVHSCGVSSLRECLKGA
- the feoB gene encoding ferrous iron transport protein B, with the protein product MSAVRQFNNSDDANFTADGRLRIALAGNPNCGKTTVFNGYTGARQHVGNYPGVTVDRKEGNIAVEGTPVTLVDLPGTYSLTAYSMEELVSRRELAAGNVQAVIDVVDASALERNMLLTVQILEMGAPVVLCCNMMDEARAAGIHIDMERLSSLMGIPVLPMVARTGEGLTEAMAAAVKLAREGKRNALRISYGSDIDPVLLDMEKRIEDGGLLASKYMPHWVALKMLEGDSEILSEVRAANAVLAEELDGLRKKAVSHVRSTLNTNLESIITDYRYGFIRSLLRDGIIRQDAGKDRLALSDKLDKVLTNALLGPLIMVGVLYLMFQVTFTLGAYPQGWVEDGFKLLGSLFTTLLPEGLAQSLIVDGIIAGVGSVVSFVPLILIMFALISFMEDSGYMARVAYMMDRVFRFFGLHGASVMPYIIAGGIAGGCAIPGVMATRTLRSPKEKLATLLTLPYMTCGAKLPVFLLLAGAFFPDNAPTVMFVMMITGWVMALLVARLLRSSIVKGESTPFVMELPPYRMPTLMSLLLHCWERAWMYLKKAGTVLVAISVLIWAAMTFPGLPEDKSAPYDTQITQLEEKLAAFAEGDKARAPIEEELGNVRNELKEEQLAYSVAGRLGKAVEPATRPMGFDWRTDIALIAGVAAKEAVVATMGTAYAMGDQDPEDAAPLADRLKAEEGWSKATALALMLFVLLYSPCFVALVVIRQEAGSWGWVAFSILFNTGLAYAVATAAYQLGRVAWG
- a CDS encoding thermonuclease family protein, with the translated sequence MLIRLLTFIVFIISTALPAVAETTWTAYVVNVEDGNTISVSTKHGSDEPEAVLIFYGIEAPSHNQPFGPEAVAYLKSVMPKGTKVGVETVGQLEAGPIAALVQVGGDSINYKMVMGGLAWVDRQKCRAIFCRRWLIQEHQAVVDRRGIWSLNMSTPPWQWGR
- a CDS encoding 3'-5' exonuclease; this encodes MLSTDICSSVAIDFETSGYSAHSACAVGLARIEQGRVTDVFYSLIRPPSSRIMFTEIHGLTWPMLKDAPTFAEVWPQMQTFFEGATHLLAHNASFDRRVLAASCQAAGQREPRTPFLCTLKGSRRSLPLASKKLSSVCSYFGIALNHHHAGSDAEACARIYLQLRSLGVTDAQMRL
- the flgB gene encoding flagellar basal body rod protein FlgB, whose protein sequence is MKSMFNMEIGLVGKVMDMQLQRQNIISGNIANVETPNYKPRELTFEKELQSALGLDARGEMTRTEAGHMPTAFSPDSFGPQWDMAVKPRVVHGEDRVNIDKEMARHAKNQLQYTALTQVMTKSFEGLNTIIQDGKQA
- the flgC gene encoding flagellar basal body rod protein FlgC: MDFMTAFDISASGLAADRTRINTISMNLANAKTTRTPQGGPYRRRSVVQQTADVDDPFSIHMRSALDRAVQGVRVSAVTMDNRPFKRVYEPGNPDANAEGYVMYPDINVVEEMANLMTAQRNYEANVTTVDAVKGMFVKALDIGR
- the fliE gene encoding flagellar hook-basal body complex protein FliE, yielding MSIQAVGMKAYSEAIQNFSKVQGSLQQGASVGGQSQFAKTLDQSLLRDSVDRGENFGAQADFIKYPTQAHTQVTPQNSFSGTIKNSLNKVNELDNAKNLAIDDFASGRTQNVHELMITMQKSSMAMKLTSAVRGKVLEAYKEISRMQF